In Winkia neuii, a genomic segment contains:
- the uvrA gene encoding excinuclease ABC subunit UvrA — MSENLLVRGARQHNLKGVDVDLPRDSLIVFSGLSGSGKSSLAFDTIFAEGQRRYVESLSSYARQFLGQMDKPDVDFIEGLSPAVSIDQKSTSRNPRSTVGTITEVYDYLRLLFARAGEPHCPQCGQRIASQSPQQVVDKLLEYPEGTRFQVLAPVVRGRKGEYADVFDDMRSRGFSRVKVDGEMMRLDNPPTLEKKLKHDIEVVVDRIVMREGVRVRLTDSVETAMEIAEGRVFIEFVPKTDDDPHGIRKFSEHRACPNDHELVLDEIEPRTFSFNAPYGACEACDGIGFKLQVDPDLLVPDEGLSLGEGAVAIWSGSNKYFMRQLEALGKELDFDLDTPWKDLPKKTRNALIKGKDYKVKVRYRNRWGRERVYASGFEGAIHYVERKHAETESDSQRARYEEYMRDVPCAKCGGKRLKPEVLAVTIEGKSIADVTDMSIERSSEFLSTLRLVGSAQKIAGPILTEIKARLNFLNDVGLSYLTLSRAAGTLSGGEAQRIRLATQIGSGLVGVLYVLDEPSIGLHQRDNAQLIQTLLRLRDLGNTLIVVEHDEDTIRNADWIVDIGPGAGSGGGKVVYSGPVKGIEKAKDSLTGDYLAGRRQIEVPAQRRPFDKHAKLSVHGARENNLKNIDVDFPLGLFTAVTGVSGSGKSTLVNQILYQSLARTLNRARTVPGRHKSITGMEQLKKVVHVDQSPIGRTPRSNPATYTGVWDSVRKLFAETPEAKVRGYGPGRFSFNVKGGRCEACKGDGTIKIEMNFLPDVYVACETCHGARYNRETLEIRYRGKTVSDVLEMPISEAVEFFSAIPRISRYLQTLVDVGLGYVKLGQSATTLSGGEAQRVKLASELHKRSNGKSVYILDEPTTGLHLEDIRKLLLVLQGLVDKGNTVIVIEHNLDVIKSADWIIDIGPEGGEGGGTIVATGSPEEVAQNEDSWTGKYLKPLLA; from the coding sequence GTGAGTGAAAACCTGTTAGTACGTGGCGCCCGTCAGCACAATCTGAAAGGAGTAGATGTCGATCTGCCCCGCGATAGCCTAATCGTCTTCTCAGGACTATCCGGATCAGGCAAATCATCGCTGGCATTCGACACTATCTTCGCCGAAGGACAACGCCGGTATGTAGAATCCCTGTCCTCCTACGCGCGGCAATTCCTGGGGCAAATGGACAAACCCGACGTGGATTTCATTGAAGGCCTCTCGCCGGCAGTATCTATCGACCAGAAGTCAACCTCCAGGAACCCCCGCTCCACCGTAGGAACCATCACCGAGGTATACGACTACCTACGGCTCCTATTCGCTCGCGCCGGAGAACCACACTGCCCGCAATGCGGCCAAAGAATCGCCTCCCAATCACCCCAGCAAGTGGTAGATAAACTGCTGGAATACCCAGAAGGCACCAGATTCCAAGTCCTAGCCCCCGTAGTAAGAGGCCGCAAAGGCGAATACGCAGATGTCTTCGACGACATGCGCTCGCGGGGTTTCTCGCGCGTAAAAGTTGATGGCGAGATGATGCGTCTGGATAACCCGCCGACGCTCGAAAAGAAGCTCAAACACGACATTGAGGTTGTTGTAGACCGGATCGTGATGCGCGAGGGCGTGCGCGTTCGTCTAACAGATTCCGTCGAGACGGCGATGGAAATTGCCGAGGGACGCGTGTTTATTGAGTTCGTGCCTAAGACGGACGACGATCCGCACGGCATCAGAAAATTCTCCGAGCATAGGGCGTGCCCGAACGATCACGAACTAGTTCTGGACGAAATCGAACCGCGCACCTTCTCTTTCAATGCCCCATACGGCGCGTGTGAAGCTTGCGATGGCATCGGCTTCAAGCTCCAGGTAGATCCCGACCTGTTGGTACCTGATGAGGGTCTTAGTCTAGGCGAGGGCGCCGTGGCTATTTGGTCTGGATCTAACAAGTACTTCATGCGCCAACTTGAAGCATTAGGCAAAGAACTCGACTTCGACCTCGACACGCCTTGGAAGGATCTGCCAAAGAAGACCCGCAATGCGCTAATTAAAGGCAAAGATTACAAGGTCAAAGTGCGCTACAGAAACAGGTGGGGGCGCGAACGCGTCTACGCTTCCGGATTCGAGGGGGCCATCCACTATGTCGAGCGCAAACATGCTGAAACTGAATCCGATTCGCAGCGTGCCCGCTACGAGGAATATATGCGGGACGTCCCCTGCGCAAAGTGCGGAGGAAAGCGGCTGAAGCCAGAAGTGCTTGCAGTAACTATCGAGGGCAAGTCCATTGCCGACGTGACTGATATGTCAATTGAGCGGTCTTCTGAGTTCCTGTCTACTCTTCGCCTTGTGGGGTCCGCTCAGAAGATTGCTGGCCCCATTCTTACCGAGATAAAGGCCCGCCTGAACTTCCTCAACGACGTTGGCCTGTCCTACCTGACACTTTCCAGAGCAGCGGGAACGCTTTCCGGTGGGGAGGCGCAGCGCATTAGGCTGGCCACCCAGATTGGTTCGGGTCTGGTAGGCGTGCTGTATGTCTTGGACGAACCCTCCATTGGGTTACACCAACGAGACAATGCCCAGCTGATTCAAACCTTGCTTCGGCTGCGAGACTTGGGAAATACCCTAATCGTGGTAGAACACGACGAAGACACGATCCGAAACGCGGATTGGATTGTAGATATTGGTCCGGGCGCTGGTTCGGGCGGCGGCAAAGTCGTCTACTCCGGTCCTGTCAAAGGGATAGAAAAGGCGAAAGACTCGCTGACTGGCGATTACCTTGCGGGCAGACGGCAGATTGAAGTACCGGCACAGCGCCGCCCCTTCGATAAGCACGCAAAACTGTCGGTACACGGGGCACGCGAGAACAACCTGAAGAATATTGATGTGGATTTTCCCCTTGGACTATTCACCGCAGTGACTGGCGTGTCCGGATCAGGAAAATCAACTCTGGTGAACCAGATCCTGTATCAGTCCCTCGCTCGCACACTCAACAGAGCACGGACTGTGCCGGGGCGGCACAAGTCAATCACCGGCATGGAACAGCTAAAGAAGGTTGTGCACGTTGACCAGTCGCCGATCGGGCGCACCCCGAGGTCGAATCCTGCCACCTATACGGGGGTATGGGACAGCGTCCGCAAGCTCTTCGCCGAGACTCCCGAGGCTAAAGTGCGCGGCTACGGTCCGGGCAGATTCAGTTTTAACGTCAAGGGTGGGCGCTGTGAGGCCTGTAAGGGCGATGGCACCATCAAGATCGAGATGAATTTCCTGCCGGACGTATATGTCGCGTGCGAGACGTGCCATGGAGCTCGCTATAACCGAGAAACCCTCGAAATTCGCTACCGCGGCAAGACAGTCTCTGACGTTCTAGAGATGCCCATTTCGGAGGCAGTGGAATTCTTCAGCGCGATCCCAAGGATCAGCCGTTACCTGCAGACTCTGGTAGACGTCGGACTGGGGTATGTGAAGCTGGGACAGTCTGCAACCACTCTCTCTGGCGGCGAGGCACAACGCGTCAAGCTGGCTTCGGAATTGCACAAGCGTTCCAATGGCAAATCTGTGTACATTTTGGATGAGCCCACCACGGGGCTGCACCTAGAAGACATCAGAAAGCTTCTGTTAGTGCTACAGGGTCTTGTCGACAAGGGCAACACGGTTATCGTGATTGAGCACAACTTGGACGTCATCAAGTCGGCTGATTGGATAATTGACATCGGGCCCGAGGGCGGCGAGGGCGGCGGTACTATCGTTGCCACTGGTAGCCCCGAGGAGGTCGCGCAGAACGAAGATTCTTGGACGGGCAAGTACCTGAAGCCATTGTTGGCTTAA
- a CDS encoding YciI family protein translates to MKVLVEYLYDESKSAQMDEVRPKHRAHLQSLFEKDIVVASGPLEGSGAPGAVLLLNAASEGEALELLAEDPFFVGGFVAKRTARTWNPVIGIFA, encoded by the coding sequence GTGAAAGTTTTAGTTGAATATCTCTACGACGAATCGAAGTCTGCGCAGATGGATGAGGTGCGGCCCAAGCATCGGGCTCACTTGCAGTCGCTTTTTGAGAAGGACATTGTGGTGGCTTCGGGACCGTTGGAGGGGTCTGGAGCTCCCGGTGCGGTGCTTCTGCTCAATGCTGCTTCCGAGGGCGAGGCGCTTGAGTTGCTTGCGGAAGACCCGTTCTTTGTTGGTGGTTTCGTAGCCAAGCGCACCGCACGTACTTGGAATCCTGTTATCGGGATATTTGCCTAG
- a CDS encoding bile acid:sodium symporter family protein produces the protein MRKLPPALSSFADPFIIGILLVLALGILVPIPSWAISGLEVIGTFAVVVLFFLYGGRLSTAEVIAGLKNIKVQGSVAVATFVIFPILGCVTYPLWLSLLGKTFATGILYLTLLPSTVQSSVAFVSIARGNIGAAVCSATISNIVGMVITPLLVMLVMGTSSGVSLGSIGNIFLQLLVPFIAGQLLQPKIGGWLRAHRGLTKGVDQSTILLIVASSVAGATARGLWAQIQLKQVLFLILASALILAVMLAVTWFGANALGMPLADRIVVLMCGSKKSLATGLPMAAIIFPTATVAAVTVPIIVFHQLQLVVCASLAQTLARRRS, from the coding sequence GTGAGGAAGCTGCCGCCTGCTCTTTCTTCGTTTGCGGATCCGTTCATTATTGGAATTCTGCTTGTCCTTGCCCTGGGCATCTTAGTGCCGATTCCTTCCTGGGCTATCTCGGGCCTAGAGGTGATTGGCACCTTCGCGGTGGTGGTGCTGTTCTTCCTGTATGGGGGAAGGCTGTCTACTGCGGAGGTTATTGCTGGCCTGAAGAACATCAAGGTACAGGGCTCTGTAGCTGTGGCGACGTTCGTTATCTTCCCAATTTTGGGCTGCGTTACCTATCCACTTTGGCTATCGCTGCTGGGGAAGACTTTTGCCACCGGGATTCTTTACCTGACCTTGTTGCCTTCCACAGTGCAGTCGTCAGTAGCCTTCGTTTCTATTGCCCGAGGCAATATTGGGGCGGCAGTGTGTTCGGCGACCATCTCTAACATTGTTGGCATGGTCATTACTCCCCTGCTGGTAATGCTTGTCATGGGCACTTCTTCAGGGGTGTCTTTAGGTTCGATCGGAAACATTTTTCTGCAACTGCTCGTGCCTTTCATAGCCGGGCAACTACTCCAGCCGAAGATCGGAGGGTGGCTTCGCGCCCATAGGGGGCTTACTAAAGGGGTAGACCAGTCGACCATCTTGCTAATTGTGGCTTCTTCGGTTGCGGGAGCTACTGCCCGCGGGCTGTGGGCGCAGATTCAGCTGAAGCAGGTCCTGTTTCTGATATTGGCTTCTGCCCTGATATTGGCTGTGATGCTGGCGGTAACCTGGTTCGGCGCAAATGCCCTGGGCATGCCGCTGGCAGATCGTATAGTTGTGCTCATGTGTGGGTCGAAGAAGTCCCTTGCAACCGGGCTTCCTATGGCAGCAATCATTTTCCCAACGGCTACGGTCGCTGCGGTTACCGTGCCAATCATTGTTTTCCATCAATTACAACTAGTGGTTTGTGCGTCGTTGGCACAGACGTTGGCAAGAAGGAGGTCCTGA
- a CDS encoding alpha/beta fold hydrolase, with the protein MKTHEFVMHGHKIIERWLEVPLDFRTESDPRTITFFSREFVRRGGEDRPLLVYLQGGPGTKGMRPANPASGWMDWALDRYRVIQIDQRGTGLSSPIDARYLSELSAEEGAAYLSHFRQDSIVADCEALRRALGAPPWTLVGQSFGGFCITAYLSLFPEGIERAAITGGLPHLGHIDDIYELTFAQAIRRNEQFEDVYPGSAETIRQVAQHISEVDEYLPTGEKLTVPRLRMSGLGLGMTAGFDSLHYLFEDPFAGSRGSSRRLSYSFLTDLAGVVSNAAAPLYALIHEFTYAGAGPAAAGKATQWSAQRLAQANFATDPSSAEPFYLSGEHFYREAFTEDPAMAGTVGAMDVLAEQTDFPLTYLPEVLNSNQVPVAAAVYQNDMFVPAPLSLETASQIQGIRVLHTNEFQHDGIRTRPTMVHDLLEMTY; encoded by the coding sequence ATGAAGACTCATGAGTTTGTCATGCATGGGCATAAGATTATTGAACGCTGGCTCGAGGTACCCCTTGATTTCCGCACTGAAAGCGATCCGCGCACAATCACGTTCTTCTCCCGTGAATTTGTACGGCGAGGCGGCGAAGATCGTCCTCTTTTGGTCTATTTGCAAGGCGGACCCGGCACTAAGGGGATGCGTCCGGCGAACCCCGCTTCCGGGTGGATGGATTGGGCTCTGGATCGTTACCGCGTAATTCAGATTGATCAGCGCGGAACCGGGCTGTCCTCGCCAATAGATGCCCGCTACCTTTCCGAGCTTTCTGCCGAGGAAGGCGCTGCCTACTTGAGCCATTTCCGGCAAGACTCCATTGTTGCCGATTGTGAAGCTTTGCGCAGAGCACTTGGAGCGCCCCCATGGACGCTGGTAGGACAGTCCTTCGGCGGTTTTTGCATCACCGCCTATCTTTCCCTTTTCCCAGAGGGAATAGAGCGAGCCGCGATAACCGGAGGCCTCCCACACCTGGGGCACATAGATGACATCTACGAACTTACTTTCGCGCAGGCTATCCGCCGCAACGAACAGTTCGAGGACGTATACCCCGGCTCGGCCGAAACGATCCGACAGGTTGCCCAGCACATTAGCGAGGTAGACGAATACCTTCCTACCGGAGAGAAGCTGACCGTGCCCAGACTCCGCATGTCTGGTCTGGGCTTGGGAATGACTGCTGGCTTTGATTCCTTGCACTATTTGTTTGAAGATCCCTTCGCAGGTAGCCGCGGCTCCTCGCGCCGTCTCAGCTATTCGTTCCTTACTGACCTTGCCGGAGTGGTCTCTAATGCGGCAGCGCCTCTTTACGCGCTCATCCACGAATTTACCTACGCCGGGGCGGGCCCTGCCGCTGCTGGGAAGGCAACGCAGTGGTCAGCACAGCGCCTAGCACAAGCCAATTTCGCTACTGATCCTAGCTCGGCAGAGCCCTTCTACCTGTCAGGGGAACATTTCTACCGGGAGGCTTTTACCGAAGATCCCGCTATGGCGGGCACTGTAGGGGCAATGGATGTACTGGCAGAGCAAACCGATTTCCCGCTCACCTATCTACCCGAAGTCCTAAACTCCAATCAAGTCCCTGTGGCTGCGGCGGTCTACCAGAACGACATGTTCGTGCCAGCCCCGCTCTCGCTCGAGACCGCTTCCCAAATTCAAGGGATCCGGGTACTTCATACCAATGAATTCCAGCATGACGGCATCCGCACCAGGCCCACCATGGTGCACGACCTCTTAGAGATGACGTATTAA